The following are from one region of the Edwardsiella tarda ATCC 15947 = NBRC 105688 genome:
- the ydgT gene encoding transcription modulator YdgT — MSTIEFLHKFRKVNNSESLEKLFDHLNYSLHDEKEIINMYRAADHRRAELVSGGKLFDLGCVPKEIWHYVV, encoded by the coding sequence ATGAGCACAATTGAATTTCTGCATAAGTTCCGCAAGGTAAATAATAGCGAGAGTCTGGAAAAGCTTTTTGACCATTTAAATTACTCGCTGCATGACGAAAAAGAGATCATCAATATGTATCGTGCCGCCGATCATCGTCGCGCCGAGCTAGTTAGCGGCGGGAAGTTGTTCGATCTTGGCTGCGTCCCCAAGGAGATTTGGCATTACGTCGTCTAA
- a CDS encoding bile acid:sodium symporter family protein, translating into MSCWLQRLRIDPFLLVLILVVLLASLFPCQGTAKALFSHLTTAAIALLFFMHGAKLSREAIVAGMGHWRLHLLVFLSTFALFPLLGVALGVVVPALMSPVIYLGFLYLCALPATVQSAIAYTSMAGGNVAAAVCSASASSMLGVFLSPLLVGLLMQTQGSGIDSLHAIGAIILQLMVPFVLGHLSRPLTASWVGRHRRLINVTDRSSILLVVYTAFSEAVIEGIWHRIDGWSLLVILLVSAVLLTVVLLINTFAARALGFDKADEITIVFCGSKKSLANGIPMANVLFPAASVGMMVLPLMIFHQLQLMVCAWLAQRYARQRAQQSSETEPVARR; encoded by the coding sequence ATGTCGTGTTGGTTACAACGTTTGCGGATTGATCCGTTTCTGCTGGTCTTGATCCTGGTGGTGCTGCTGGCCTCGTTATTTCCTTGCCAGGGAACGGCCAAAGCGCTCTTCAGCCATTTGACGACGGCAGCGATTGCCCTGCTGTTCTTTATGCATGGCGCCAAGTTATCGCGTGAGGCGATCGTCGCCGGCATGGGCCACTGGCGTCTGCATCTGCTGGTTTTCCTCAGTACCTTTGCTCTGTTTCCCTTGCTGGGTGTGGCTCTGGGTGTCGTGGTGCCGGCGTTGATGAGTCCGGTGATTTACTTAGGCTTCCTCTATCTGTGCGCCTTGCCAGCGACCGTACAATCGGCGATCGCCTACACCTCGATGGCTGGGGGGAACGTGGCCGCCGCCGTCTGTAGCGCCTCGGCTTCCAGTATGCTGGGTGTTTTCTTGTCGCCGTTGCTGGTCGGTCTATTGATGCAGACGCAGGGCAGTGGCATCGATAGCTTGCATGCCATTGGCGCGATCATCTTGCAATTGATGGTGCCGTTTGTGCTCGGTCACCTGTCGCGCCCGCTCACGGCGTCGTGGGTCGGCCGCCATCGCCGTCTGATCAACGTGACCGATCGCTCCTCCATCTTACTGGTGGTCTATACCGCCTTTAGTGAGGCGGTGATCGAGGGGATCTGGCATCGCATTGATGGTTGGTCGCTGCTGGTGATCCTGCTGGTTTCTGCTGTATTGCTGACGGTGGTGCTGTTGATAAACACCTTTGCCGCGCGGGCGTTGGGATTCGATAAAGCCGATGAGATCACGATTGTGTTCTGCGGTTCTAAAAAGAGCCTGGCGAATGGTATTCCGATGGCGAATGTGCTGTTTCCGGCGGCTTCAGTCGGCATGATGGTGTTGCCGTTGATGATCTTCCATCAGCTCCAACTGATGGTCTGTGCCTGGCTGGCGCAGCGTTACGCGCGACAGCGGGCTCAACAGTCGAGCGAGACGGAGCCGGTGGCGCGTCGTTAA
- the add gene encoding adenosine deaminase: MIDSRFPLTDLHRHLDGNIRPQTILDLGQQYHLALPANELEALRPHVQIGDNAPDLVTFLQKLDWGVAVLASLDACRRIAYENVEDLQRAGIDYAELRFSPYYMARQHQLPLQGVVEAVIDGVNAGVRDLGIPVRLIGILSRTFGQAACDQELEALLACRDHITALDLAGDELGFPGALFLPHFKQARDAGWHITVHAGEAAGADSIWQAIRELGAERIGHGVNAIHDARLMDYLAEHAIGIESCLTSNLQTSTVSSLAQHPLKHFLAHGCLANINTDDPAVEGIELRHEYQVAAPAAGLSGEQIRQAQYNGLSMAFLSPAEKQALRDAKSLG; this comes from the coding sequence ATGATTGATTCGCGTTTTCCCCTGACCGACCTGCACCGCCATCTCGACGGAAACATCCGACCGCAAACGATCCTCGATCTGGGACAACAGTATCATCTGGCCCTACCGGCCAATGAGCTGGAGGCATTACGTCCTCATGTACAAATCGGCGACAACGCGCCCGACTTGGTCACCTTTCTGCAAAAATTAGATTGGGGTGTGGCGGTCTTAGCCAGCCTGGATGCCTGCCGTCGTATCGCCTATGAGAACGTCGAGGACCTGCAACGTGCCGGGATCGACTATGCCGAGTTACGCTTCTCGCCCTACTATATGGCGCGTCAGCATCAGCTCCCGCTACAAGGGGTGGTCGAGGCGGTGATCGACGGCGTCAACGCCGGAGTGCGCGATCTCGGTATTCCGGTACGTCTGATCGGCATCCTGAGCCGCACCTTCGGCCAAGCGGCCTGTGACCAAGAACTGGAGGCGCTGCTGGCCTGCCGCGATCATATCACCGCGTTGGATCTGGCTGGCGATGAGCTGGGTTTCCCTGGCGCCCTATTCCTGCCACACTTCAAGCAAGCACGTGACGCTGGCTGGCACATCACGGTACACGCTGGCGAAGCCGCCGGCGCGGACAGCATCTGGCAAGCGATCCGTGAACTCGGCGCCGAGCGCATCGGCCATGGTGTTAACGCCATTCACGATGCGCGCCTCATGGATTACCTGGCCGAGCATGCCATCGGTATTGAGTCCTGCCTGACCTCGAATCTCCAGACCAGCACCGTCAGCTCACTGGCCCAGCATCCGCTGAAACACTTCTTAGCACATGGCTGCCTGGCCAACATCAACACCGATGATCCGGCGGTCGAAGGCATCGAACTGCGCCACGAATACCAGGTCGCCGCCCCGGCCGCCGGGTTAAGCGGCGAGCAGATCCGCCAAGCACAGTACAATGGCCTCAGCATGGCCTTCCTCTCGCCTGCCGAGAAACAGGCGCTACGTGATGCCAAATCATTGGGTTAA
- a CDS encoding YdgA family protein → MKKSAVAVAIIVVLGAAWSGASWYTGKLIEQRMDSEVARINTQLTQQLPQSGLKVSYQDYQRGLFSSRMQIVIQADPTHKSEGWLKPGQTLNLDETISHGPFPLTHFSLMPSMAVIHSQLADTPLVATLFKETKGKTPLEAYSRLAYNGDSQNQITLAALTTQQGTTKVAFAGAQIQADFGNGLNRIDLNGDVKGITLSAPNGEQSETLALEGVTFSSHTTLGKFDINVGKQQMAAKRLSLTGNDKESVVLDDVSLHANLSEDEHTLSAKADYALGALQINGKAFGGGALTLSLDRFDGKAVQAFSEQYQRFLSQQLANGNSSDSLAYQQQLTALMDAALPSLLSGNPQITIKPLSWKNSAGSSQFDLNLLLGTPQKTPADSTLPPLLQRVRGLDFSLDISMPMATQLAAHVAELEGYPADQAQKLATQQVQGVSAMGQMFKLTTQQDQSIVSKLHYADGQITLNGKQMSLAQFAGLFGLLDGIEGQAPAGQ, encoded by the coding sequence ATGAAAAAATCAGCCGTCGCCGTTGCGATCATCGTCGTGTTAGGTGCCGCCTGGAGCGGCGCATCCTGGTACACCGGGAAGCTTATCGAACAGCGTATGGACAGCGAGGTAGCCCGTATCAATACACAGCTCACTCAACAGCTCCCCCAGTCAGGTCTGAAAGTCAGCTACCAGGATTACCAACGCGGCCTCTTCTCCAGCCGGATGCAGATCGTTATCCAAGCCGATCCGACGCATAAGTCCGAGGGCTGGTTAAAACCGGGACAGACACTGAACCTGGACGAAACCATTAGCCACGGTCCTTTCCCGCTTACCCATTTCTCCCTGATGCCGAGTATGGCCGTCATCCATAGCCAACTCGCAGATACCCCCCTGGTCGCCACACTGTTTAAGGAGACGAAAGGTAAAACGCCGCTCGAGGCATATTCCCGCTTAGCTTATAACGGTGACAGCCAAAACCAGATCACCCTGGCAGCGCTGACGACTCAGCAAGGCACGACCAAGGTGGCGTTTGCCGGTGCACAGATCCAGGCTGATTTCGGCAATGGACTGAACCGTATCGACCTCAATGGTGACGTCAAGGGGATCACGCTTAGCGCCCCCAATGGCGAACAGTCTGAAACACTGGCGCTGGAGGGGGTCACCTTTAGCTCCCATACCACGCTTGGTAAGTTCGACATCAATGTCGGTAAACAGCAAATGGCGGCCAAACGGTTAAGTCTGACGGGGAATGACAAGGAGAGCGTCGTCCTGGATGATGTGTCCCTACACGCTAACCTGAGCGAAGATGAGCACACCTTGAGTGCTAAGGCCGACTATGCGCTGGGCGCGTTGCAGATCAATGGCAAGGCATTTGGTGGCGGTGCGCTGACGTTAAGTCTCGACAGATTCGATGGTAAAGCGGTACAAGCATTCAGCGAGCAGTACCAGCGCTTCCTCAGCCAACAGCTAGCCAATGGTAACAGCAGCGATAGCCTCGCCTACCAACAGCAACTGACGGCCTTGATGGACGCCGCGCTGCCCTCGCTACTAAGCGGTAACCCACAGATCACCATCAAGCCGCTCAGCTGGAAGAACAGCGCCGGAAGCAGTCAGTTCGATCTCAATCTGCTGCTAGGTACACCGCAGAAAACGCCAGCGGATAGCACGCTACCGCCGTTGCTACAGAGGGTTCGCGGCCTGGATTTCTCCCTCGACATCTCCATGCCTATGGCGACGCAGTTGGCCGCCCATGTCGCCGAACTGGAGGGCTACCCCGCCGATCAGGCACAGAAGCTGGCGACCCAACAGGTACAAGGCGTCTCAGCCATGGGGCAGATGTTTAAATTGACGACACAGCAAGATCAGAGCATCGTCAGCAAACTGCATTACGCCGACGGTCAGATCACGCTGAATGGTAAGCAGATGAGCCTAGCGCAGTTCGCCGGTCTATTCGGCCTGCTCGATGGTATCGAGGGTCAAGCGCCCGCCGGACAGTAA
- the manA gene encoding mannose-6-phosphate isomerase, translating to MQKMTNAIQHYAWGSHDALTKLYGIANPDNQPMAEMWMGAHPLNSSRVQDAQGVSHTLRDQIAAAPRAQLGDAVARRFGELPFLFKVLCAAQPLSIQVHPNKRAAEEGFAREEAAGIARNAANRNYKDANHKPELVYALTPFAAMNGFRPFAQIATLLQPLRQAHPDIDAFIRQPDAEHLRTLFANLLNMQDDVKAQALRCLRDVLAQQQGDVWDTIRTIATIYPDDSGLFSPLLLNVIHLAPGQAMFLDAETPHAYLHGVALEVMANSDNVLRAGLTPKYIDVAELLDNVRFVARSADTLLTAPQRHGNETHFPVPVADFAFSVHTLDAQPQPLRQASAAVLFCIRGEARLQQGEHSLILHPGDACYLSASEAPVTVSGQGELARVFNQLD from the coding sequence ATGCAAAAGATGACCAACGCCATACAGCATTACGCCTGGGGTAGCCACGATGCGCTGACTAAGCTCTATGGCATCGCCAACCCGGATAACCAGCCGATGGCCGAAATGTGGATGGGTGCCCATCCGTTGAATAGCTCACGGGTACAAGACGCTCAAGGCGTGAGCCATACGCTGCGCGATCAGATCGCCGCCGCTCCGCGGGCACAGTTGGGCGATGCCGTTGCGCGACGTTTTGGCGAATTACCCTTCCTGTTTAAGGTGCTATGCGCCGCTCAACCCCTCTCCATTCAGGTGCACCCCAATAAGCGCGCCGCCGAGGAGGGGTTCGCACGCGAAGAGGCCGCCGGCATCGCGCGCAACGCCGCGAACCGCAACTATAAAGATGCCAATCATAAGCCGGAGCTGGTCTATGCACTGACGCCCTTCGCTGCGATGAATGGCTTTCGCCCCTTCGCACAGATCGCCACGCTGCTGCAGCCATTACGCCAGGCGCATCCCGACATCGATGCCTTTATCCGGCAGCCGGATGCCGAGCATCTGCGCACCCTATTCGCCAATCTCCTCAATATGCAGGACGACGTTAAAGCACAGGCGCTACGCTGCCTGCGTGACGTCTTAGCTCAGCAGCAGGGCGACGTCTGGGATACTATTCGCACCATCGCCACCATCTATCCCGATGACAGTGGGCTGTTCTCACCATTACTGTTGAATGTCATTCATCTGGCGCCAGGCCAGGCGATGTTCCTGGATGCCGAGACGCCTCACGCCTATCTACACGGCGTAGCATTAGAGGTGATGGCCAACTCAGATAACGTACTGCGTGCCGGCCTAACGCCCAAGTATATCGATGTCGCCGAGTTGCTGGATAATGTGCGCTTTGTCGCACGCTCTGCCGACACCCTGTTAACGGCCCCTCAGCGCCATGGCAACGAGACCCACTTCCCGGTCCCTGTCGCCGATTTCGCCTTCTCGGTACATACGCTTGACGCTCAGCCACAGCCACTACGCCAAGCGAGTGCCGCGGTGTTATTCTGTATTCGCGGCGAGGCACGGCTACAACAGGGTGAGCACAGCCTGATCCTGCACCCCGGTGATGCCTGCTACCTGAGTGCCTCCGAGGCGCCTGTGACGGTAAGCGGCCAAGGGGAATTGGCGCGCGTATTTAATCAATTAGATTAA
- the tus gene encoding DNA replication terminus site-binding protein, giving the protein MSTSEIVEQLHTCFRQLEEALDETDHQLAELSPLQAEVFELPDIEKGQEHDAIQRISVLPASGETAFNLGRQHFRRLFLHHHGQNISSKAAVRLPGVLCYYATLPQRQALQRTIERVNAHKQRLEQIIAVESGLAPEQRFEFVHRQLKGLLTLSAYRALTLLDAPSSIHFGWANKQVINNLTRAEMLNRLDKSLRAGRAVPPYTREQWTQRLLEERDLLMTLPEDVRLKIRRPVKVQPIARAWYSASQKQVQHPCSMPLIALYQEPDPCPRIGTLPDYDANNIALRHRPRARPLIPLIPRLHLYREADTDTD; this is encoded by the coding sequence ATGTCCACCAGCGAGATCGTTGAACAACTCCATACCTGCTTTCGCCAACTCGAGGAGGCGCTGGATGAGACCGACCACCAGCTAGCCGAGCTCTCACCATTACAGGCAGAGGTTTTCGAGCTCCCGGACATCGAAAAGGGACAAGAACATGACGCGATTCAACGAATCTCCGTCCTCCCTGCCAGCGGCGAGACGGCCTTTAACCTAGGACGCCAACATTTTCGTCGCCTCTTCCTGCATCATCATGGCCAGAATATCAGCAGTAAGGCTGCGGTTCGCCTACCTGGCGTGTTATGTTACTACGCGACCCTCCCCCAACGTCAGGCATTACAGCGTACCATCGAACGGGTTAATGCCCATAAGCAGCGGCTGGAACAGATCATTGCGGTCGAGAGCGGATTGGCCCCGGAGCAACGTTTCGAATTTGTCCATCGCCAGCTGAAAGGATTATTAACGCTCAGTGCCTACCGCGCCCTTACCCTACTGGACGCGCCGAGTAGCATTCATTTTGGCTGGGCAAATAAACAGGTGATCAATAACTTAACTCGTGCCGAGATGTTGAATCGTCTCGATAAAAGCCTGCGCGCCGGACGTGCCGTCCCCCCTTATACCCGGGAGCAGTGGACACAACGGTTGCTCGAAGAGCGAGATTTACTGATGACGCTGCCAGAAGATGTGCGTCTGAAGATACGGCGTCCGGTTAAGGTGCAGCCCATTGCCCGCGCCTGGTACAGTGCTAGCCAAAAACAGGTACAGCATCCTTGCAGCATGCCGCTTATCGCCTTGTACCAGGAGCCCGATCCATGCCCGCGTATCGGTACGTTGCCCGATTACGATGCCAATAACATCGCCCTACGCCACCGACCACGCGCGCGCCCGCTCATTCCGCTGATCCCGCGGCTACACCTTTATCGCGAGGCCGATACGGATACAGATTAA
- a CDS encoding MFS transporter — translation MPAPAQANDGVNGKLPFITRERPDFKRVTLALFSAGLATFALLYCVQPILPVLSQDFAITPARSSLSLSVSTAMLAIGLLFTGPLSDAIGRKNVMVTALLLAAGCTLIGALMSSWHGILVMRALVGLALSGVAAVAMTYLSEEMDPSVVAFSMGLYISGNSIGGMSGRLISGVLTDYFSWRITLAVIGLFALACALMFWRILPPSRHFRPSSLRPRTLLLNLRLHCHDRGLPLLFAEGFLLMGSFVTLFNYIGYRLLETPYLLSQAVVGMLSLVYISGTYSSPKAGTLTARFGRGPVLSVAIIIMLLGLLITALSPLWVIFIGMLLFTTGFFAAHSVASSWIGRRARRAKGQASSLYLFSYYVGSSVAGTLGGVFWHQAGWNGIVIFLGAMLLLAWLLGRRLQHLPEAASH, via the coding sequence ATGCCGGCACCCGCACAAGCCAATGATGGCGTCAATGGCAAACTTCCCTTTATCACCCGTGAACGGCCCGATTTTAAACGCGTCACCCTGGCGCTCTTCTCCGCCGGTCTGGCAACCTTCGCCCTGCTCTACTGTGTCCAGCCGATCCTACCGGTGCTGTCGCAAGACTTCGCGATTACCCCGGCGCGCAGCAGTTTATCGCTCTCCGTATCAACCGCGATGCTGGCCATTGGCCTGCTGTTTACCGGCCCGCTCTCCGATGCCATCGGACGGAAAAACGTCATGGTCACGGCGCTGTTGCTGGCGGCGGGCTGTACACTGATCGGCGCGTTGATGAGCAGCTGGCATGGCATTCTGGTGATGCGCGCCCTGGTAGGGTTGGCTCTGAGCGGTGTCGCCGCCGTCGCCATGACCTACCTGAGCGAAGAGATGGATCCCTCCGTGGTCGCCTTCTCCATGGGGCTGTATATCAGCGGAAACTCCATCGGCGGCATGAGTGGCCGCCTGATCAGCGGCGTCTTAACCGACTATTTCTCCTGGCGTATCACGCTGGCGGTCATCGGCCTGTTTGCCCTGGCATGCGCCCTGATGTTTTGGCGTATCCTACCTCCCTCTCGCCATTTCCGCCCAAGCTCGCTGCGGCCGCGTACCTTGCTGCTTAATCTACGCTTGCATTGTCACGATCGTGGATTACCGTTGCTGTTCGCCGAAGGTTTTCTCCTTATGGGGAGCTTTGTTACGCTATTCAACTACATCGGCTATCGTCTACTAGAGACGCCCTATTTATTGAGTCAGGCCGTTGTCGGGATGCTTTCGCTGGTTTATATCAGCGGTACCTATAGCTCGCCGAAGGCCGGTACGCTGACCGCACGCTTCGGGCGTGGTCCGGTATTAAGCGTCGCGATTATCATCATGCTGCTAGGGTTACTCATTACCGCCTTGAGTCCCTTGTGGGTGATCTTTATTGGTATGCTCCTGTTTACCACGGGTTTCTTCGCCGCCCACTCCGTCGCCAGCAGCTGGATCGGGCGCCGAGCGCGGCGCGCCAAGGGGCAAGCCTCCTCGCTGTATCTGTTTAGCTACTATGTGGGTTCCAGCGTCGCTGGGACGCTGGGCGGCGTCTTCTGGCACCAAGCTGGCTGGAATGGCATCGTCATTTTCCTTGGTGCGATGCTGTTACTGGCCTGGCTACTTGGCCGTCGCCTACAACATTTACCCGAAGCCGCGTCACACTGA
- a CDS encoding LysR family transcriptional regulator yields MRIEIRHLKYFIAVAEERHFNRAAERLAISQPPLSQQIQALEKELGARLLLRTNRSVNLTQAGQIFLKECYAIVGQLEQAAEKAVRAHRGESGDLTIGFTSSMPFVPQVARSLFAYRQHYPQVHLQMRELNTKQQIEPLNDGKLDIGILRNTKLPSTLTHQVLRREPLVAVLHRHHPLAQREAALRFNDLADQPFVFFSRGDGTALYDELLTLLKRAGIVPYITQEVGEAMTIVGLISAGLGVSILPASYTRIQVDGVCYRPLAEPEAYTEIWLAYHRQRPLSAQAQALIALLSAPAEVR; encoded by the coding sequence ATGCGTATCGAGATCCGTCACCTCAAATACTTTATCGCCGTCGCCGAAGAGCGGCACTTCAATCGTGCAGCCGAGCGACTGGCCATCTCGCAACCGCCCTTGAGCCAGCAGATCCAAGCATTGGAGAAAGAGCTTGGCGCCCGTCTCTTGCTACGAACCAACCGTAGCGTCAACCTCACTCAGGCAGGCCAAATCTTTTTAAAAGAGTGCTATGCCATCGTCGGGCAATTAGAGCAGGCGGCGGAAAAGGCGGTACGGGCGCATCGTGGGGAGAGTGGCGATCTGACTATCGGCTTTACCTCATCGATGCCGTTTGTTCCCCAGGTCGCGCGCTCGCTTTTCGCCTACCGTCAACATTACCCCCAAGTTCATCTGCAAATGCGTGAATTGAATACTAAACAGCAGATCGAACCGTTGAACGATGGCAAGCTGGATATCGGTATCCTGCGCAATACTAAACTCCCCAGCACCCTGACCCATCAGGTGTTACGACGTGAGCCCCTGGTCGCCGTGCTACATCGCCATCATCCGTTGGCGCAACGGGAGGCGGCGTTACGCTTTAACGACTTGGCCGATCAGCCTTTCGTCTTCTTCTCGCGCGGGGATGGCACGGCGCTCTATGACGAACTGCTGACCTTGCTCAAACGCGCGGGGATCGTTCCCTACATTACCCAAGAGGTGGGCGAGGCGATGACCATCGTCGGATTGATCTCGGCAGGATTGGGCGTCTCGATCTTACCGGCCTCCTATACGCGCATTCAGGTGGATGGTGTCTGTTATCGCCCCTTGGCGGAGCCGGAGGCCTACACCGAAATCTGGCTCGCCTATCACCGTCAGCGACCGTTAAGCGCCCAGGCTCAAGCCCTGATCGCGCTGCTCAGCGCCCCCGCAGAAGTTCGTTAA
- a CDS encoding ROK family transcriptional regulator has protein sequence MIADGQPGHIDQIKQINAGAVYRLIDRFGPISRIELSKRAQLAPASITKIVRELLEAHLVQETEFQEPGCRGRPAVGLILDTASWHYLCVRIGLGTMTLALRDLSSALVVEEEIALPAQRDVPLLNRLIGEIDRFFTRHQHQLERLTAIAVTLPGLVNAAQGIVHRMPYYAEVQDMALSEELERHTGLPIYLQHDVCAWTMAESLFGAGSGCANLIQIVIDYNVGAGVISEGRLLNGSRQSLVEIGHTQVDPYGKQCYCGNHGCLETIAGLQNILSLAEQRLAMSPSSQLHATRPLTIEALCQAALQGDQLGRDLINSVGHSVGRIAAVMVNLFNPEKILIGSPLNQAADILYPSIASAIRQQALPHYTQHLAVEASQFHNHGTMPAAALVKEALYNGSLLLRLLQG, from the coding sequence GTGATTGCTGACGGTCAGCCGGGGCATATTGATCAAATCAAGCAGATAAATGCTGGGGCAGTGTATCGTCTTATCGATCGGTTTGGCCCTATTTCGCGCATTGAGCTTTCGAAACGCGCACAGCTGGCGCCCGCCAGTATTACCAAGATTGTACGCGAACTGCTCGAGGCTCATCTGGTGCAGGAGACGGAGTTTCAGGAGCCGGGGTGTCGTGGGCGTCCCGCCGTTGGCCTGATCCTCGATACGGCCTCTTGGCATTACCTCTGTGTACGCATCGGCCTCGGTACCATGACGTTAGCATTGCGCGATCTGAGCAGTGCCTTGGTGGTCGAAGAGGAGATCGCGCTACCGGCGCAACGTGACGTGCCGCTATTGAATCGCTTAATCGGCGAAATCGATCGTTTCTTCACGCGTCATCAACACCAGTTGGAGCGCCTGACCGCCATCGCGGTAACATTGCCGGGTCTGGTTAACGCGGCGCAGGGCATTGTGCATCGCATGCCATACTATGCCGAGGTGCAGGATATGGCGTTAAGCGAAGAGCTCGAACGCCACACCGGGCTGCCGATCTATCTACAGCATGACGTTTGTGCCTGGACCATGGCAGAGTCACTGTTCGGCGCGGGTAGTGGGTGTGCAAATTTGATCCAGATCGTCATCGACTATAACGTGGGAGCCGGGGTTATCAGCGAGGGACGCTTGCTGAATGGCAGTCGTCAAAGCCTGGTCGAAATAGGGCATACCCAGGTCGATCCCTATGGTAAACAGTGCTACTGCGGCAACCATGGTTGCCTTGAGACCATCGCTGGCCTACAGAACATTCTCTCGCTAGCGGAACAACGCTTGGCGATGTCACCGTCATCACAGCTACACGCTACACGCCCCTTGACCATTGAGGCGCTCTGCCAAGCGGCGTTACAAGGCGACCAACTTGGACGCGATCTGATCAACAGTGTCGGGCATAGCGTTGGGCGTATTGCGGCGGTGATGGTGAATCTGTTTAATCCCGAGAAGATCCTCATCGGTTCGCCGTTGAATCAGGCGGCCGATATTCTTTACCCCTCGATCGCCAGCGCCATCCGTCAACAAGCGCTGCCGCATTACACGCAACATTTGGCCGTCGAGGCCAGTCAATTCCATAATCATGGCACCATGCCGGCCGCCGCGTTAGTTAAAGAGGCGTTGTACAACGGTTCACTACTACTGCGACTCTTGCAGGGCTAA
- the bioD gene encoding dethiobiotin synthase, producing the protein MLKRIFVTGTDTEVGKTVASRALLQAIQATGESAVGYKPIAVGSEETPQGLRNHDALTLLHASSLALSYDEVNPITLREEIANAYTGEALDYGAMSRGLQQLSDKAQHVVVQGTGGWRVLMQDLRPLSEWVVQEQLPVILVVGIKLGCISHAILTAQAIINDGLPFAGWIANRINPGLSHYAETIDALRQKLPAPQLGEIPYLYRPEEKALARYIDLSALA; encoded by the coding sequence ATGTTAAAACGCATATTCGTTACGGGCACTGACACCGAAGTTGGAAAAACGGTGGCGTCTCGTGCGTTATTACAAGCCATTCAGGCCACAGGAGAAAGCGCCGTCGGTTATAAGCCGATTGCCGTGGGCAGCGAAGAAACACCTCAGGGGCTGCGTAACCACGACGCATTGACGCTGTTGCATGCCTCGAGCCTGGCATTGAGCTACGACGAGGTCAATCCGATCACCTTGCGTGAGGAGATTGCTAATGCGTATACCGGCGAAGCGCTGGACTATGGTGCCATGAGCCGTGGATTGCAGCAGTTGAGCGACAAGGCTCAGCATGTCGTGGTGCAAGGGACCGGCGGTTGGCGAGTCTTAATGCAAGACTTGCGCCCCTTGTCAGAGTGGGTGGTACAGGAGCAACTACCGGTCATTTTAGTCGTCGGGATCAAGCTGGGATGTATCAGTCATGCCATTCTGACGGCGCAGGCGATCATCAACGACGGCCTGCCGTTCGCCGGCTGGATTGCCAACCGCATCAATCCTGGACTATCGCATTACGCCGAAACCATCGATGCTTTGCGTCAGAAGTTACCGGCGCCACAATTGGGTGAGATCCCTTATCTCTATCGGCCGGAAGAGAAGGCGTTGGCACGTTATATCGATCTTTCCGCACTCGCCTAA